The Salvia miltiorrhiza cultivar Shanhuang (shh) chromosome 1, IMPLAD_Smil_shh, whole genome shotgun sequence genome has a window encoding:
- the LOC131006770 gene encoding uncharacterized protein LOC131006770 isoform X1 produces MKEWKYVGWKNIMWFIEKFNPCSRVLSFENGHNLVLTAADVEDLFLLPRPREEGCDVLSYDRNDTVGFQFVEEFKNRLGLGAVPTHKSVFRLITNANDVRFNNGGEDFVILFILYALSTCLAPTSNTTLELNLLRTLKDVRDIHKFDWCLFVLKKLCKALESYKRGHYNVLNGCLLILPLLYCHHFKWQGKRLPFTLPLIRHWTSEKFNTRFKEESLGETVFGRGEWVVGVFPISEQNDEEAAAHVGENEQDRECRNRNDQDRQARNRNDQQTESDRRNEAEVRPRDEDVSGSRQLITYILPEGEKSDMCIDAISKNDLQKSFLILKRDFNVIVAKHIDRVQEIKKSSPKTVEAEIAPEPSCPKANAPEIAPEPSSHETGEPENAPSPSPPPPPPPSQAPSEFDMFSMDFWTDEVLREVEDIVSNFTAVNKEKILKNDYPRFNEIPS; encoded by the exons ATGAAAGAGTGGAAGTATGTTGGTTGGAAAAACATAATGTGGTTTATAGAAAAGTTTAATCCTTGTTCTCGTGTCTTAAGTTTTGAAAATGGACACAATTTGGTTCTGACAGCTGCTGATGTAGAAGATTTGTTTTTATTACCTAGACCTAGGGAAGAAGGGTGTGATGTTTTATCCTATGATAGGAATGACACTGTTGGGTTTCAGTTTGTTGAAGAATTCAAGAATAGGTTGGGTTTGGGGGCTGTTCCTACCCACAAATCAGTGTTTCGTCTTATCACTAATGCGAATGATGTTAGATTTAACAATGGTGGTGAAGATTTTGTTATACTTTTCATTCTCTATGCTCTTTCTACTTGCCTGGCTCCTACCTCCAATACAACCCTGGAACTAAATCTTCTTAGAACACTTAAGGATGTTAGAGATATTCATAAGTTCGATTGGTGTTTGTTTGTTCTGAAAAAGCTATGCAAAGCATTGGAATCATATAAAAGAGGTCATTACAATGTGCTTAATGGATGTTTGCTTATTCTTCCTCTGCTGTACTGTCACCATTTCAAGTGGCAAGGTAAACGTCTGCCATTTACCTTGCCACTTATAAGGCATTGGACTTCTGAGAAGTTCAATACTAGATTTAAGGAAGAATCTCTAGGGGAGACAGTTTTTGGAAGAGGAGAGTGGGTTGTAGGCGTATTCCCTATAAGTGaacaaaatgatgaagaagCTGCTGCTCATGTGGGGGAAAATGAGCAAGATAGGGAATGCCGGAATAGGAATGACCAAGATAGGCAGGCTAGGAATAGAAATGACCAACAGACAGAGAGTGACAGAAGAAATGAAGCAGAGGTACGTCCAcgtgatgaagatgtttcaggGAGCCGTCAATTGATCACTTACATTCTTCCTGAAGGCGAAAAATCTGACATGTGCATTGATGCTATTTCAAAAAAT GATTTGCAAAAATcatttttgattttgaaaaggGACTTCAATGTGATAGTAGCTAAACACATTGATAGAGTTCAAGAAATCAAAAAGAGTAGTCCTAAAACTGTTGAAGCAGAGATTGCACCTGAACCATCTTGTCCTAAAGCAAATGCACCAGAGATTGCACCTGAACCATCTAGTCATGAAACTGGAGAACCAGAGAATGCACCATCTCcatctccacctccacctccacctccatctCAAGCTCCATCTGAATTTGATATGTTTAGTATGGACTTCTGGACTGATGAAGTTCTTAGGGAAGTCGAAGATATTGTTTCCAATTTTACGGCAGTGAACAAGGAGAAAATCTTAAAGAATGACTATCCAAGATTTAATGAAATTCCTTCATGA
- the LOC130987202 gene encoding protein FAR1-RELATED SEQUENCE 5-like, which yields MMTDNAEETNDDTNTGGSNSHTQNDDSSSVNVEQRSENTLQIMSSAQGDLDNICGSLVGEKDEDIEKLMKLYSEHAKKVGFSVRKSTTRYNSNGMLVSRVMVCSCQGLRKNASNVNEVRKKTVLTTRTDCKAFLRIKLSTSDEGLYEVKEHVLEHNHPLTREELSYMHRSNRTISDENAVIIEDMLSSGIGATDAYRYMAQEAGGEDMIGYTKRDCINYVNRLKILTIEGGDAQTLLNILEDQSAENDDFFYRVRLDEDGKLSHVFWRDSMMKDDFTIFGDVMVFDTTYRTNKYNLICAPFVGLNNYKKNVMFGCAFLSNEKIETFVWLFETFKKSMGVEVLYHCLQIRTWQ from the exons ATGATGACTGATAATGCCGAGGAAACAAATGATGATACAAACACGGGGGGATCTAATTCACATACTCAAAATGATGATTCATCAAGTGTGAATGTGGAACAACGGAGTGAAAATACTTTACAAATCATGTCAAGTgctcaag gTGATCTTGATAATATTTGTGGATCTTTGGTTGGTGAAAAAGACGAGGATATTGAAAAACTCATGAAGTTGTACTCAGAACATGCTAAAAAGGTTGGATTTAGTGTGAGAAAATCAACTACGAGATATAATAGTAATGGAATGTTAGTCTCTAGGGTTATGGTTTGTTCATGTCAAGGATTAAGAAAAAATGCTAGCAATGTGAATGAGGTTAGAAAGAAAACTGTACTTACAACAAGGACAGATTGCAAAGCTTTTTTGAGGATTAAACTGAGTACTAGTGATGAAGGTTTGTATGAGGTCAAAGAACATGTGTTGGAGCATAATCATCCACTGACTAGAGAAGAGTTAAGCTATATGCATCGTTCTAATAGAACAATTAGCGATGAAAATGCTGTCATTATTGAAGATATGTTATCATCTGGGATAGGAGCTACTGATGCTTATAGATATATGGCGCAAGAAGCAGGGGGTGAGGATATGATTGGCTATACAAAGAGAGATTGTATAAACTATGTGAATAGGCTGAAAATCTTAACAATAGAAGGAGGTGATGCTCAAACACTTTTGAACATTTTAGAAGATCAATCTGCTGAAAATGATGACTTCTTTTATAGAGTGCGATTAGATGAAGATGGTAAATTAAGTCATGTGTTTTGGAGGGACTCCATGATGAAGGATGACTTCACAATCTTTGGAGATGTTATGGTGTTTGATACTACCTATAGAACCAACAAATACAACCTAATTTGTGCGCCATTTGTTGGATTGAATAATTACAAGAAGAATGTAATGTTTGGCTGTGCATTTTTGTCAAATGAAAAGATTGAAACATTTGTGTGGTTGTTTGAGACTTTCAAGAAGAGCATGGGGGTCGAAGTCCTATATCATTGTTTACAGATCAGGACTTGGCAATGA
- the LOC131006770 gene encoding uncharacterized protein LOC131006770 isoform X2 has product MKEWKYVGWKNIMWFIEKFNPCSRVLSFENGHNLVLTAADVEDLFLLPRPREEGCDVLSYDRNDTVGFQFVEEFKNRLGLGAVPTHKSVFRLITNANDVRFNNGGEDFVILFILYALSTCLAPTSNTTLELNLLRTLKDVRDIHKFDWCLFVLKKLCKALESYKRGHYNVLNGCLLILPLLYCHHFKWQGKRLPFTLPLIRHWTSEKFNTRFKEESLGETVFGRGEWVVGVFPISEQNDEEAAAHVGENEQDRECRNRNDQDRQARNRNDQQTESDRRNEAEVRPRDEDVSGSRQLITYILPEGEKSDMCIDAISKNGLQCDSS; this is encoded by the exons ATGAAAGAGTGGAAGTATGTTGGTTGGAAAAACATAATGTGGTTTATAGAAAAGTTTAATCCTTGTTCTCGTGTCTTAAGTTTTGAAAATGGACACAATTTGGTTCTGACAGCTGCTGATGTAGAAGATTTGTTTTTATTACCTAGACCTAGGGAAGAAGGGTGTGATGTTTTATCCTATGATAGGAATGACACTGTTGGGTTTCAGTTTGTTGAAGAATTCAAGAATAGGTTGGGTTTGGGGGCTGTTCCTACCCACAAATCAGTGTTTCGTCTTATCACTAATGCGAATGATGTTAGATTTAACAATGGTGGTGAAGATTTTGTTATACTTTTCATTCTCTATGCTCTTTCTACTTGCCTGGCTCCTACCTCCAATACAACCCTGGAACTAAATCTTCTTAGAACACTTAAGGATGTTAGAGATATTCATAAGTTCGATTGGTGTTTGTTTGTTCTGAAAAAGCTATGCAAAGCATTGGAATCATATAAAAGAGGTCATTACAATGTGCTTAATGGATGTTTGCTTATTCTTCCTCTGCTGTACTGTCACCATTTCAAGTGGCAAGGTAAACGTCTGCCATTTACCTTGCCACTTATAAGGCATTGGACTTCTGAGAAGTTCAATACTAGATTTAAGGAAGAATCTCTAGGGGAGACAGTTTTTGGAAGAGGAGAGTGGGTTGTAGGCGTATTCCCTATAAGTGaacaaaatgatgaagaagCTGCTGCTCATGTGGGGGAAAATGAGCAAGATAGGGAATGCCGGAATAGGAATGACCAAGATAGGCAGGCTAGGAATAGAAATGACCAACAGACAGAGAGTGACAGAAGAAATGAAGCAGAGGTACGTCCAcgtgatgaagatgtttcaggGAGCCGTCAATTGATCACTTACATTCTTCCTGAAGGCGAAAAATCTGACATGTGCATTGATGCTATTTCAAAAAAT gGACTTCAATGTGATAGTAGCTAA
- the LOC131006770 gene encoding uncharacterized protein LOC131006770 isoform X4, whose amino-acid sequence MKGKQNVEEEKKNLQVDSSLDGSPIYLGLSDRMNEHDSGIENVEVIGKQDAELWSQTSSLGDDEAEKEKGDCLEKQIEVEDPKNKEKVKSIEKCSEDQFKSPGVQISEDVTVHYRFDKVNAVENVAIIDPMKWNSDSDWIIEKPSFKSRIIMNNAKYWKDMSRRQKDIADFCFHEHRLMNTSNVFKHDLHCWRFVVDFNGIRSLNEGVFIDTIVIDAWALILNKSVQYHNAQNSYLTRKFYFNTQHSSYLQGMLRATDPAVIDRMGYNARSCWHFSMKQIYASA is encoded by the exons ATGA AAGGCAAGCAAAATGTGGAGGAAGAGAAGAAAAATTTGCAAGTTGACAGCAGTTTGGATGGTTCCCCTATTTATCTTGGTCTATCTGATAGGATGA ATGAGCATGATAGTGGGATTGAAAATGTGGAAGTTATTGGAAAGCAAGATGCTGAG CTTTGGAGTCAAACATCTTCATTGGGAGATGATGAAGCCGAAAAGGAGAAAG GGGATTGTCTTGAGAAGCAGATTGAAGTTGAAGATCcaaagaataaagaaaaagtGAAAAGCATTGAAAAGTGCAGTGAGGATCAATTTAAAAGTCCTGGAGTTCAAATCTCTGAAGATGTGACAGTTCATTACAGGTTTGATAAGGTCAATGCAG TTGAGAATGTCGCCATTATTGATCCTATGAAATGGAACTCTGATTCTGATTGGATCATTGAAAAACCATCATTCAAGAGTAGAATCATAATGAACAATGCAAAGTATTGGAAGGACATGTCTAGGCGACAGAAAGACATTGCTGATTTTTGCTTTCATGAGCATCGACTTATGAACAC GAGCAACGTATTCAAACATGATCTTCACTGTTGGAGGTTTGTTGTGGACTTCAATGGCATTAGGTCATTGAATGAGGGTGTATTCATTGACACTATTGTCATTGATGCTTGGGCTTTGATCTTGAACAAGTCTGTTCAGTATCATAATGCACAGAATTCATATTTGACTCGGAAATTCTATTTCAACACTCAACATTCA tctTACCTTCAAGGTATGTTGCGTGCCACTGATCCTGCCGTTATTGATAGAATGGGATACAATGCAAGAAGTTGTTGGCATTTTTCAATGAAGCAAATATATGCTTCAGCTTAA
- the LOC131006770 gene encoding uncharacterized protein LOC131006770 isoform X3, which yields MKGKQNVEEEKKNLQVDSSLDGSPIYLGLSDRMNEHDSGIENVEVIGKQDAEVNINVDKILQKLERPMKEIYEIPSFKLWSQTSSLGDDEAEKEKGDCLEKQIEVEDPKNKEKVKSIEKCSEDQFKSPGVQISEDVTVHYRFDKVNAVENVAIIDPMKWNSDSDWIIEKPSFKSRIIMNNAKYWKDMSRRQKDIADFCFHEHRLMNTSNVFKHDLHCWRFVVDFNGIRSLNEGVFIDTIVIDAWALILNKSVQYHNAQNSYLTRKFYFNTQHSSYLQGMLRATDPAVIDRMGYNARSCWHFSMKQIYASA from the exons ATGA AAGGCAAGCAAAATGTGGAGGAAGAGAAGAAAAATTTGCAAGTTGACAGCAGTTTGGATGGTTCCCCTATTTATCTTGGTCTATCTGATAGGATGA ATGAGCATGATAGTGGGATTGAAAATGTGGAAGTTATTGGAAAGCAAGATGCTGAGGTAAATATCAATGTTGACAAGATACTGCAAAAGCTTGAGAGGCCAATGAAGGAAATTTATGAGATTCCTTCTTTTAAGCTTTGGAGTCAAACATCTTCATTGGGAGATGATGAAGCCGAAAAGGAGAAAG GGGATTGTCTTGAGAAGCAGATTGAAGTTGAAGATCcaaagaataaagaaaaagtGAAAAGCATTGAAAAGTGCAGTGAGGATCAATTTAAAAGTCCTGGAGTTCAAATCTCTGAAGATGTGACAGTTCATTACAGGTTTGATAAGGTCAATGCAG TTGAGAATGTCGCCATTATTGATCCTATGAAATGGAACTCTGATTCTGATTGGATCATTGAAAAACCATCATTCAAGAGTAGAATCATAATGAACAATGCAAAGTATTGGAAGGACATGTCTAGGCGACAGAAAGACATTGCTGATTTTTGCTTTCATGAGCATCGACTTATGAACAC GAGCAACGTATTCAAACATGATCTTCACTGTTGGAGGTTTGTTGTGGACTTCAATGGCATTAGGTCATTGAATGAGGGTGTATTCATTGACACTATTGTCATTGATGCTTGGGCTTTGATCTTGAACAAGTCTGTTCAGTATCATAATGCACAGAATTCATATTTGACTCGGAAATTCTATTTCAACACTCAACATTCA tctTACCTTCAAGGTATGTTGCGTGCCACTGATCCTGCCGTTATTGATAGAATGGGATACAATGCAAGAAGTTGTTGGCATTTTTCAATGAAGCAAATATATGCTTCAGCTTAA
- the LOC130987123 gene encoding protein FAR1-RELATED SEQUENCE 5-like, with the protein MSKAIEKVFPQTRHRLCIWHLHQNAQSHLGKLKSDKTFYDAFQRCITGCIDSYDFEECWKAMVENHNLQNNSWIQRLYELREKWSNAFNKEYFSTGILSSQRSESINHALGFKAKKTTNLTEFYGLFKQTIERWRSNELSDEFQCIRGQPTTALPMTRIIEQASKVYTLTVFKDFEKQFMRCLAGSFSLLSEEYDFKLYQVKDGQHTYQVSFYNVMSTLVSCTCNLFEECGMLCSHCLRILLTHLIDKIPDCYINKRWTKLAKQALWDKNVEQQSKSTQPWRHQFVKNCLNLALQVQDNENARRLVEDGLESIRLAALQEMKNTISETNEAQDLETCSESSISVKDPKKSVTKGRKQRIKGHLEKNTKKKRKSVDESNLQKPNEFGSKTPNQHLF; encoded by the coding sequence ATGAGTAAAGCAATTGAGAAGGTGTTTCCACAGACAAGGCACAGATTGTGCATTTGGCATCTACATCAAAATGCACAATCTCATTTGGGAAAACTAAAAAGTGATAAGACTTTTTATGATGCATTTCAAAGATGTATAACTGGCTGCATTGATTCATATGATTTTGAGGAATGTTGGAAAGCAATGGTTGAAAATCATAACTTGCAAAACAACTCGTGGATTCAGAGATTATATGAGTTAAGAGAAAAGTGGTCTAATGCTTTCAACAAAGAATACTTCTCTACAGGAATTCTTTCATCTCAACGAAGTGAAAGCATTAACCATGCTTTAGGATTCAAAGCAAAAAAGACTACAAATTTGACTGAATTTTATGGACTCTTCAAGCAGACCATAGAACGTTGGAGATCCAATGAACTGAGTGATGAATTTCAGTGTATAAGAGGTCAACCAACGACGGCATTACCTATGACTAGAATTATAGAGCAAGCTTCCAAGGTATACACTCTTACAGTTTTTAAGGATTTTGAAAAGCAATTTATGAGATGTCTTGCTGGTAGTTTTTCTCTTCTAAGTGAAGAATATGATTTTAAGCTTTATCAAGTGAAAGATGGACAGCATACATACCAAGTCAGTTTTTATAATGTGATGAGTACTTTAGTGAGTTGCACTTGCAACTTGTTTGAAGAATGCGGGATGTTATGCAGTCATTGTTTGAGGATACTACTCACTCACTTAATAGACAAAATTCCAGACTGCTACATAAACAAGAGGTGGACAAAACTTGCAAAGCAAGCACTATGGGATAAAAATGTTGAGCAACAAAGTAAAAGTACTCAACCTTGGAGGCATCAATTTGTGAAAAACTGCTTGAATCTAGCTCTACAAGTCCAAGACAATGAGAATGCAAGAAGACTTGTTGAAGATGGGTTAGAATCTATAAGATTAGCAGCACTTCAAGAGATGAAGAATACAATATCAGAAACAAATGAAGCTCAAGATTTAGAGACATGCTCTGAATCTAGTATAAGTGTTAAAGATCCTAAAAAATCAGTGACAAAGGGGCGGAAGCAAAGGATCAAAGGACACTTGGAGAAAAAtacaaagaagaaaagaaagagtgTTGATGAATCAAACTTACAAAAACCAAATGAGTTTGGCTCAAAAACACCAAATCAGCATTTATTTTAG